One segment of Cohaesibacter intestini DNA contains the following:
- a CDS encoding ABC transporter ATP-binding protein, with protein MKKAVPTPPQDTDRSDETLISVKDLHVRFTTPKGPVHAVRGVSFDLKRERLGIVGESGSGKSQTGRALLRLTAGNGSIEASEMMFDGIDLMQASEKSMRAIRGSRISMIMQDPKYSLNPVMTVGAQIAESCREHEKISKAEAKKRALAMLEAVRIREPEKVYNLYPHQVSGGMGQRIMIAMMLITDPEVMIADEPTSALDVTVQMQVLALLDDMVRERGMGLVLISHDLHLVSSFCDRVLVMYGGRIMEILDAKHLDQAQHPYTKGLLSCLPQMDGQHEELPVLQRDPNWMTEDLGGGSNA; from the coding sequence ATGAAGAAAGCAGTCCCTACACCGCCGCAGGATACGGACCGAAGCGATGAGACACTGATTTCGGTCAAGGACCTGCATGTGCGCTTCACCACCCCCAAGGGCCCGGTTCATGCGGTGCGCGGCGTCAGCTTTGACCTCAAGCGCGAACGGCTTGGCATCGTCGGGGAAAGTGGCTCGGGCAAGTCCCAGACCGGCCGTGCCCTGTTGCGCCTGACGGCAGGCAATGGGTCAATCGAGGCCAGCGAGATGATGTTTGACGGCATCGATCTGATGCAGGCCAGCGAGAAAAGCATGCGCGCCATTCGCGGCTCGCGCATTTCGATGATCATGCAGGATCCGAAATATTCGCTCAATCCGGTGATGACGGTTGGGGCGCAAATCGCCGAATCCTGCCGCGAGCATGAGAAAATCTCCAAGGCCGAAGCCAAGAAGCGGGCGCTGGCCATGCTGGAGGCGGTGCGAATCCGCGAGCCGGAAAAGGTCTATAACCTCTATCCGCATCAGGTCTCCGGCGGCATGGGACAGCGGATCATGATCGCCATGATGCTGATCACAGATCCGGAAGTGATGATTGCCGACGAACCGACCTCGGCACTGGATGTGACGGTGCAGATGCAGGTGCTGGCCTTGCTCGACGACATGGTGCGCGAGCGCGGCATGGGGTTGGTTCTGATCAGCCATGATTTGCATCTGGTCTCCAGCTTCTGTGACCGGGTGCTGGTGATGTATGGCGGCCGGATCATGGAAATCCTCGATGCCAAGCATCTCGATCAGGCCCAGCATCCCTACACCAAGGGCCTGCTGAGCTGTTTGCCTCAGATGGATGGCCAGCATGAGGAACTGCCCGTGCTGCAGCGCGATCCAAACTGGATGACCGAAGACCTGGGCGGAGGGTCCAACGCATGA
- a CDS encoding MarR family winged helix-turn-helix transcriptional regulator, whose translation MTPNEEIRLILMSIRKIARALDIHSRYLNKESGLTLPQLIVLHCVRDLGAPSGSAIAKAVDLSPPTVLGILDKLTAKGLIERQRLENNRRVVVSRLTEQGEALLADSPSPLGEQFSSRYFALNEEERRKLIDSLETFADLTKSEKLDEIAKLVSSTVPTSQL comes from the coding sequence ATGACGCCGAACGAAGAAATCAGACTGATCTTGATGTCCATCCGCAAAATCGCGCGGGCGCTGGATATCCATTCGCGCTACCTGAACAAGGAAAGTGGCCTGACGCTGCCACAACTGATTGTCTTGCACTGTGTACGGGATCTTGGCGCGCCTTCGGGTAGCGCCATCGCCAAGGCGGTGGATCTGTCTCCGCCGACGGTGCTCGGCATCCTTGATAAGCTGACCGCCAAGGGATTGATCGAGCGGCAACGACTGGAGAATAATCGCCGCGTCGTTGTCTCTCGTCTGACCGAACAGGGCGAGGCACTTCTGGCTGACAGCCCCTCGCCGCTTGGCGAGCAATTTTCCAGCCGCTATTTCGCCCTGAATGAAGAAGAGCGACGCAAACTGATCGACTCTCTGGAAACCTTCGCCGACTTGACCAAGAGCGAAAAACTCGACGAGATTGCCAAACTGGTCAGCAGCACTGTGCCGACCAGTCAATTGTAA
- a CDS encoding MFS transporter, which yields MPRSLLSIASLLLGSAFLFFAGGLTGVLLPVRGGIEGFSSFWLGLLGTGWAVGYVSGCLYVPRIVTRSGHIRAYSVMAACACISILLTSMLMVPIAWVVLRALAGFAFAGAAMIVESWLTERSSSSVRGVIFGTYTMVNLFATTVGQMVIAVVPAEGVHLFTISAIFYVVALLPTALTRSPAPAPLARVTLDVAKLWRNSPIAVVAVFLTGVSNGTFGTLAAVYGRDIGLDLAGIALFVSASILAGAATQIPVGYISDKMDRRYVVIGIAIVAIISDGFFLNNAPKDTWSAVIHAAVFGAAIFTFYPVLVAHANDHAAPEDSLQTSGGLLLMIGVGSIVGPLIAGALMSAWNEQGLFIVTLVSHTLILLYAIWRLTQRKAAPGDEKSRFIPIAPMRTRTPQTILMADQLAEPEADDGGEKATSARQP from the coding sequence TTGCCCCGCAGCCTTTTATCCATTGCCTCGCTTTTGCTGGGATCTGCCTTTCTATTCTTTGCGGGCGGTCTGACCGGCGTCCTGTTGCCCGTTCGCGGCGGCATCGAAGGTTTTTCGAGCTTCTGGCTTGGTTTGCTGGGAACCGGTTGGGCGGTTGGCTATGTGTCAGGCTGTCTTTATGTGCCGCGGATCGTGACACGCTCGGGCCATATTCGGGCCTATAGCGTGATGGCAGCTTGTGCCTGCATATCGATCCTCTTGACTTCCATGCTCATGGTACCCATTGCCTGGGTGGTGCTCAGGGCATTGGCTGGTTTTGCCTTTGCGGGCGCGGCAATGATTGTGGAAAGTTGGTTGACCGAACGCTCTTCAAGCTCGGTTCGCGGGGTGATTTTCGGCACCTATACGATGGTCAACCTGTTTGCCACCACGGTGGGGCAAATGGTGATTGCCGTTGTGCCTGCCGAAGGGGTGCATCTTTTCACCATTTCGGCGATTTTCTATGTGGTCGCTTTGCTACCAACGGCACTGACCCGCTCGCCAGCCCCTGCTCCTCTGGCACGGGTGACGCTGGATGTCGCCAAATTGTGGCGCAACTCGCCGATTGCGGTGGTGGCCGTCTTCCTGACCGGCGTATCGAACGGCACCTTTGGCACGCTGGCTGCGGTTTATGGCCGTGATATCGGTCTTGATCTGGCGGGTATCGCTCTGTTTGTCAGTGCCTCGATCTTGGCAGGGGCCGCAACCCAGATCCCGGTGGGCTACATCTCGGACAAAATGGATCGCCGCTATGTGGTGATTGGTATCGCCATCGTGGCGATCATTTCTGACGGCTTCTTTCTTAACAATGCGCCCAAGGATACATGGTCGGCGGTGATCCATGCGGCGGTGTTCGGGGCGGCAATTTTCACTTTCTATCCGGTGTTGGTCGCCCATGCCAATGACCATGCGGCGCCCGAAGACAGTCTTCAGACCAGTGGCGGCTTGCTTCTGATGATCGGAGTTGGTTCGATTGTCGGGCCGCTGATTGCCGGTGCATTGATGAGCGCCTGGAACGAACAGGGCCTGTTCATCGTGACGCTGGTGTCCCACACACTCATTTTGCTCTATGCGATCTGGCGTCTGACCCAGCGCAAGGCAGCACCCGGCGATGAAAAGAGCCGCTTCATTCCAATCGCTCCCATGCGCACCCGGACGCCACAGACCATTTTGATGGCCGATCAGCTGGCCGAACCAGAGGCCGACGACGGGGGTGAGAAGGCGACCAGCGCAAGGCAGCCTTAA
- a CDS encoding L,D-transpeptidase, with amino-acid sequence MTKDNEFPTPSRPLPTGLSRRQMLRATGLMLASATLAACGPRKGADGLNPATPSPYATMYGPLPKERFPLDAINLGKIDKRFLRREVAYRTSEKVGTLIVDTQNYYLYLVLENGRAMRYGVGLGRAGFEWSGRAIVARKGIWPTWTPPAEMIKRQPELEKWSWKNGGMPPGPANPLGARALYIYQDGRDTLYRLHGTAEVWSIGKAVSSGCVRLLNHDIIDLHKRVPNQSSIVVI; translated from the coding sequence ATGACGAAAGACAATGAATTTCCAACGCCCAGCCGCCCGCTCCCAACGGGTTTGAGCCGTCGGCAGATGCTCCGCGCCACAGGTCTCATGTTGGCGAGCGCCACCCTTGCTGCCTGTGGGCCGCGCAAAGGCGCTGATGGGTTGAACCCGGCCACCCCTAGCCCCTATGCGACCATGTATGGCCCGTTGCCCAAGGAACGGTTTCCCCTTGATGCCATCAACCTTGGCAAGATCGACAAGCGTTTTCTGCGCCGAGAGGTGGCCTATCGCACCTCGGAGAAGGTCGGCACGCTGATCGTCGACACGCAGAATTACTATCTCTATCTGGTGCTCGAGAATGGTCGCGCCATGCGCTATGGCGTCGGACTGGGGCGGGCCGGGTTCGAATGGTCAGGACGTGCCATTGTTGCCCGCAAGGGGATCTGGCCCACCTGGACACCACCGGCAGAGATGATCAAACGTCAGCCTGAGCTGGAAAAATGGAGCTGGAAAAATGGCGGCATGCCTCCGGGGCCGGCCAATCCGCTCGGCGCGCGCGCCCTCTATATCTATCAGGATGGACGCGACACTCTCTATCGCCTGCATGGCACGGCTGAGGTCTGGTCGATTGGCAAGGCGGTGTCGTCCGGCTGCGTGCGGCTGCTCAATCACGACATCATCGATCTGCACAAGCGTGTGCCAAATCAGTCATCGATCGTGGTGATCTGA
- a CDS encoding ABC transporter permease — protein sequence MTDNSISQTTESQGSGPDFAPLLRTLKKIGSGLAMLILTFIGLTAVTFIIGRIMPNDPVVAIVGDRASKEVYEAMYIQLGLDKPIWEQYVIFVTNMLQGDFGNSVMTTRPVLEDIKRFFPATLELATLATLVGIIIGVPAGVMAAVRHGTIVDHIVRIIGLLGHSIPVFWLGMVSLLIFYAKLDWVAGPGRIDFFYDGIVDPVTGIILIDSAIAGEWEVFQNAVSHIILPASMLAIYSLAYIARMTRSFMLDQLNQEYVLTARVKGLKEGAVIWHHAFRNVLVQLITIIGLTYASLLEGSVLTETVFAWPGIGQYITSSLFNADMNAVIGGTLVVGVSFVGINMISDMLYRIVDPRAK from the coding sequence ATGACAGACAATTCCATCTCACAGACGACCGAGTCACAGGGCAGCGGGCCAGATTTTGCGCCGCTTCTTCGCACCTTGAAGAAGATCGGCAGCGGCCTCGCCATGCTCATTCTTACTTTCATCGGCCTGACTGCCGTCACCTTCATCATTGGCCGGATCATGCCCAATGACCCGGTGGTGGCCATTGTCGGTGACCGGGCTTCCAAGGAAGTCTATGAAGCGATGTATATCCAGCTCGGCCTCGACAAGCCGATCTGGGAGCAATATGTGATCTTTGTCACCAATATGCTGCAAGGGGATTTTGGCAATTCGGTGATGACCACCCGGCCGGTGCTCGAGGATATCAAACGCTTCTTTCCGGCAACGTTGGAGCTGGCGACGCTGGCCACCTTGGTCGGCATCATCATCGGTGTCCCTGCTGGTGTCATGGCCGCAGTGCGGCACGGCACGATAGTTGACCATATTGTCCGCATCATCGGCCTTCTGGGTCATTCGATCCCGGTCTTCTGGCTCGGCATGGTCTCGCTGTTGATCTTCTATGCCAAGCTTGACTGGGTGGCAGGTCCGGGGCGGATCGACTTCTTCTATGACGGCATTGTCGATCCGGTGACCGGCATCATTTTGATCGATTCCGCAATTGCTGGTGAGTGGGAAGTGTTCCAGAATGCCGTCTCCCATATCATCCTGCCCGCCTCGATGCTGGCTATCTATTCGTTGGCCTATATTGCCCGCATGACCCGCTCTTTCATGCTTGACCAGCTCAATCAGGAATATGTGCTGACCGCCCGGGTGAAGGGCCTCAAGGAAGGGGCCGTGATCTGGCATCACGCTTTCCGCAACGTCCTTGTCCAGTTGATCACAATCATCGGCCTGACCTATGCCAGCCTGCTCGAAGGCTCGGTGCTGACCGAGACAGTCTTTGCATGGCCGGGGATCGGGCAATATATCACCAGTTCCCTGTTCAATGCCGACATGAATGCGGTGATTGGCGGCACGCTGGTGGTTGGTGTGTCCTTTGTGGGCATCAACATGATTTCCGACATGCTGTATCGCATCGTTGATCCGAGGGCGAAATAA
- a CDS encoding dipeptidase: MADRLIPVFDGHNDTLLQLTEAERKGAPISFMDGDESLHIDWHKAGAGAFAGGFFAMFVPPVKEGDQALELHEMLAPVEQTYALDYTMHLASSAFRLEKESGGSVRICRSAADIRKAMSDGVIAMLLHIEGAEAIDPDFHALEVLYGAGLRSIGPVWSRANIFATGVPFDFPGSPDQGPGLTDKGRELVRRCNQMGIMLDLSHLNEAGFWDIQKLSSAPLVATHSNVHALSHTPRNLTDKQLDAIAESKGVVGLNYAVGFLREDGDQKNAHTPIERMLTHLDYLLAKLGEDGVALGSDFDGCTVPEAIGSSAGNPKLIDAMRSHGFGEALIEKIAHGNWISLLERSGI; encoded by the coding sequence ATGGCAGACAGATTGATCCCGGTCTTTGACGGACATAATGACACCCTGCTGCAACTGACCGAAGCCGAACGCAAGGGAGCGCCGATCTCCTTCATGGATGGCGACGAGAGCCTGCATATCGATTGGCACAAAGCGGGCGCCGGTGCTTTTGCGGGCGGGTTCTTTGCGATGTTCGTCCCGCCGGTCAAGGAAGGAGATCAGGCGCTGGAGCTGCATGAGATGCTGGCCCCGGTCGAGCAGACCTATGCCCTTGACTATACCATGCATCTGGCATCCTCAGCCTTCCGGCTGGAGAAGGAATCCGGCGGCTCGGTTCGGATCTGTCGCTCGGCCGCAGACATCCGCAAGGCGATGAGCGACGGGGTGATTGCCATGTTGCTGCATATTGAAGGGGCGGAGGCCATCGATCCCGATTTTCACGCGCTTGAGGTGCTTTACGGCGCAGGCCTGCGCTCCATCGGACCGGTCTGGAGCCGGGCCAACATCTTTGCCACCGGGGTGCCGTTTGATTTCCCCGGTTCGCCAGATCAGGGGCCGGGCCTGACTGACAAGGGGCGCGAGCTTGTGCGTCGCTGCAATCAGATGGGCATCATGCTCGATCTGTCCCACCTCAATGAAGCAGGATTCTGGGACATCCAGAAACTATCCAGCGCACCACTGGTGGCGACCCATTCCAATGTGCACGCATTGAGCCACACCCCACGCAACCTGACCGACAAGCAACTCGATGCGATTGCTGAAAGCAAGGGCGTGGTGGGCCTCAATTATGCGGTCGGCTTCCTGCGCGAAGATGGCGACCAGAAAAATGCCCATACGCCGATTGAGCGGATGCTGACCCATCTTGATTATCTGCTCGCCAAGCTCGGTGAAGACGGCGTGGCGCTGGGGTCGGACTTTGATGGCTGCACGGTACCAGAGGCCATTGGTTCATCGGCAGGCAATCCCAAGCTTATCGATGCCATGCGCAGCCATGGCTTTGGCGAGGCTTTGATCGAAAAGATCGCCCATGGCAACTGGATTTCCCTGCTCGAACGCAGCGGAATCTGA
- a CDS encoding ABC transporter substrate-binding protein has product MNFPLTFKGLSMAAALAASVAIPMAPASAETPKDTFVIARNTADAITLDPAESFEFTGGRIIANIYERLFFFEPGDLTKLVGGIADSYEFSEDGKKITVKLKSGLTFHSGNPVTAADVAYSLGRAVKLDKTPAFIIKQIGWTAENVDEAVKAIDDTTVEINVLADMSPALVLNLLSSSVASIVDMKEVEAHAVDGDMGYAWLKDHSAGSGAYKLKSWKANELVMLEAFDKFRYGEPPMKRVVIRHVAEPSAQRLLLEKGDVDAAMELTSDQLKGLEGNADVAAKSYPKGYLMYIATNMEHPILSKPKVRDALHYVVDYKGMVGSILDGQYKIHQNFWPSGMWAAATEAPYSYDLDKAKALLAEAGVEEGTKITIDTLNKSPFKEVAQNVQAALGKIGIESEIILSDGKTLWPKYRARKHELIIARWGPDYSDPHSNADAFAHNPDNRFEAKLTGKLTWRNAWDAKGLTELTNEAAAASDPAKREELYAKLQKMVREDSPFTIMFQAIGTFGQRSNVDGFVNGVTSDQAYYWTVTK; this is encoded by the coding sequence GTGAATTTTCCATTGACGTTTAAAGGCCTGTCCATGGCAGCTGCGCTGGCTGCATCCGTCGCCATTCCGATGGCTCCGGCCTCAGCCGAGACGCCCAAAGACACCTTTGTGATTGCGCGCAACACCGCCGATGCCATCACGCTTGATCCGGCAGAAAGCTTCGAGTTTACCGGCGGTCGTATCATCGCCAACATTTATGAGCGTCTGTTCTTCTTCGAACCGGGCGATCTGACCAAGCTGGTTGGCGGCATCGCGGACTCCTATGAGTTTTCCGAAGACGGCAAGAAAATCACCGTCAAGCTGAAGTCAGGCCTGACCTTCCATTCCGGCAATCCGGTTACGGCTGCTGACGTTGCCTATTCGCTGGGCCGCGCGGTCAAGCTCGACAAGACCCCGGCTTTCATCATCAAACAGATCGGCTGGACCGCGGAGAACGTTGATGAAGCCGTCAAGGCAATCGACGACACCACCGTTGAAATCAATGTGCTGGCAGACATGTCTCCTGCGCTGGTGCTGAACCTGCTCTCTTCTTCCGTCGCTTCGATCGTCGACATGAAGGAAGTGGAAGCCCATGCGGTTGATGGTGATATGGGCTATGCATGGCTGAAAGACCATTCCGCAGGCTCTGGCGCTTACAAGCTGAAAAGCTGGAAGGCCAACGAGCTGGTCATGCTCGAAGCGTTTGACAAGTTCCGCTATGGCGAGCCACCAATGAAGCGTGTCGTGATCCGTCACGTGGCCGAGCCTTCTGCACAGCGTCTGCTGCTGGAAAAAGGCGATGTGGATGCAGCAATGGAACTGACCTCGGATCAGCTCAAAGGGCTGGAAGGCAATGCGGATGTGGCCGCAAAGTCCTATCCGAAGGGCTATCTGATGTATATCGCGACCAACATGGAACATCCGATCCTGTCCAAGCCAAAGGTCCGCGATGCCCTGCATTATGTCGTCGATTATAAAGGCATGGTTGGCTCGATTCTGGATGGCCAATACAAGATCCACCAGAATTTCTGGCCATCGGGCATGTGGGCAGCGGCGACCGAAGCCCCTTACAGCTACGATCTGGACAAAGCCAAGGCCCTGCTCGCGGAAGCTGGCGTGGAAGAAGGCACCAAGATCACGATCGACACCCTGAACAAGTCACCTTTCAAGGAAGTGGCGCAGAATGTTCAGGCCGCTCTTGGCAAAATCGGCATCGAGTCCGAGATTATCCTGTCCGACGGCAAGACCCTGTGGCCAAAATATCGCGCCCGCAAACATGAGCTGATCATTGCCCGCTGGGGTCCTGACTATTCTGATCCGCATTCCAACGCTGATGCCTTTGCCCACAACCCGGACAATCGCTTCGAAGCCAAGCTGACCGGCAAGCTGACCTGGCGCAACGCCTGGGATGCAAAAGGCCTGACCGAGTTGACCAATGAAGCTGCGGCTGCGTCCGATCCGGCCAAGCGTGAAGAACTCTACGCCAAGCTGCAGAAAATGGTGCGCGAAGATTCGCCATTCACCATTATGTTCCAGGCCATCGGCACCTTCGGCCAGCGTTCCAACGTCGACGGCTTCGTCAATGGCGTGACCTCTGACCAGGCCTACTACTGGACGGTCACCAAGTAA
- a CDS encoding ABC transporter permease, which yields MTDSAIKPNTGLRAWLLADFPDTAFQARCQRAYIGWLSFKTNPIAMLGLFIVGFLCLVALFAPLIAGTDGNEQELANRLQPASAAHWFGTDELGRDVFDRIVWGSRVTLYIIFLVSIIVMPIGLIIGTAAGLLGGIVDKVLMRITDIFLAFPRLILALAFVAVLGPGLENAVLAIALTTWSPYARLARAETLTVRSSEYIMAAEIMGASKIRILFSHIMPMCLSSTIVRLTLDMAGIILTAAGLGFLGLGAQPPLAEWGAMIATGRDFLLDQWWVPTIPGIAILVVSLGFNLLGDGLRDVLDPRSSGGH from the coding sequence ATGACTGATAGCGCCATCAAACCAAATACCGGATTGCGTGCCTGGCTGCTCGCCGATTTCCCGGATACCGCCTTTCAGGCTCGCTGCCAGCGCGCCTATATTGGCTGGCTCAGCTTCAAGACCAACCCGATTGCCATGCTCGGCCTGTTCATCGTTGGCTTCCTTTGCCTTGTGGCTTTGTTCGCGCCGCTGATTGCAGGCACCGATGGCAATGAACAGGAGCTCGCCAACCGTTTGCAGCCCGCCAGCGCCGCCCATTGGTTTGGCACCGACGAGTTGGGCCGCGATGTGTTTGACCGCATCGTCTGGGGCTCGCGCGTCACCCTTTATATCATTTTCCTTGTCTCGATCATTGTCATGCCAATCGGCCTGATCATTGGCACCGCGGCGGGCCTGCTCGGAGGCATTGTCGACAAGGTGCTCATGCGCATCACCGATATTTTCCTTGCCTTCCCACGCCTCATTCTGGCGCTGGCCTTTGTGGCCGTGCTGGGGCCGGGGCTGGAAAATGCCGTGTTGGCCATCGCTTTGACCACATGGTCGCCCTATGCCCGTCTGGCACGGGCCGAGACGCTGACCGTGCGTTCGAGCGAATATATCATGGCCGCAGAGATCATGGGTGCCTCGAAGATCCGCATTCTCTTTTCCCATATCATGCCAATGTGTCTCAGCTCGACCATCGTGCGCCTGACACTCGATATGGCGGGCATCATTCTGACCGCTGCCGGCCTCGGTTTTCTGGGGCTGGGTGCTCAGCCGCCGCTGGCGGAATGGGGGGCGATGATTGCTACGGGGCGCGACTTTCTGCTCGACCAGTGGTGGGTACCAACCATTCCCGGCATTGCCATTCTGGTGGTCTCCCTTGGCTTCAACCTGCTTGGCGACGGCCTGCGTGACGTGCTCGATCCACGCAGTTCGGGAGGCCATTGA
- a CDS encoding LysR family transcriptional regulator — protein sequence MDTNWLTDFLVLSKTGSFSQAAEERHITQSAFSRRIKALENWLGTDLFDRTSYPVKLTADGAAFHNTAQNILRELQLNRVEFQRRNASAAPDIRIAAATTLALSFVPEWLQQIKVACGDFSVSIDTYDFGEMIEMLADWKMDLVVLFHHPQVPTVLDPREFEFITLGKDIMHLCTALNEKGEPAYDINNPPRDGLEYVGYGLTGYFSRIEDLIFSRMTAQDPKFVCAAQSGTCEFMKKLAIYEQKMLWLPACSAYDSVRSGEIALADNRKYDTELDIWVCKKREVKSPLVQSIWSHLQSDPCTGHLERFKLA from the coding sequence ATGGACACGAACTGGCTGACTGATTTCCTGGTTTTGAGCAAAACCGGCAGTTTTTCGCAGGCCGCTGAAGAGCGCCACATAACCCAATCCGCCTTCTCGCGCCGCATCAAGGCATTGGAAAACTGGCTTGGAACGGACCTGTTTGATCGCACCTCCTATCCGGTCAAACTGACGGCGGACGGTGCGGCCTTTCACAACACGGCTCAGAATATCCTGCGCGAGTTGCAACTGAACCGGGTTGAGTTTCAACGCCGTAACGCAAGTGCTGCCCCGGATATCCGCATTGCGGCAGCGACCACGCTGGCCTTGAGTTTTGTTCCTGAATGGCTTCAGCAGATCAAGGTGGCCTGCGGCGACTTCTCCGTTTCCATCGACACCTATGATTTCGGTGAAATGATCGAAATGCTGGCGGATTGGAAAATGGATTTGGTGGTCTTGTTTCACCATCCACAGGTGCCGACCGTGCTCGACCCCCGTGAGTTCGAATTCATCACCCTCGGGAAAGATATTATGCATCTTTGTACTGCCCTGAACGAAAAGGGTGAGCCAGCCTATGACATCAACAATCCGCCCCGTGATGGACTGGAGTATGTCGGCTACGGCCTGACGGGATATTTTTCGCGCATTGAGGACCTGATTTTCTCACGCATGACAGCGCAGGATCCGAAATTTGTCTGCGCTGCCCAGAGCGGCACCTGCGAGTTCATGAAGAAACTGGCCATCTATGAGCAGAAGATGCTCTGGCTTCCCGCCTGCAGTGCCTATGACAGCGTTCGCAGTGGCGAAATCGCCTTGGCGGACAATCGCAAATATGACACCGAGCTCGATATCTGGGTCTGCAAGAAACGCGAGGTAAAATCGCCTCTCGTGCAGTCCATTTGGTCCCACTTGCAATCTGATCCCTGCACCGGACATCTGGAGCGTTTCAAACTGGCCTGA
- a CDS encoding ABC transporter ATP-binding protein: protein MMISIRDLNISFGSGKNEIQALKGVTLDVAEGDSYGLVGESGSGKSTVLRAMVGIYTHWTGSIRIDGHELTAKRSLASRKHMQMVFQDPYGSLHPRRTVNDTLLEPLVIHKLDNHDTRIVKILNEVGLGPEFRFRYPHQLSGGQRQRVAIARALILEPEVILLDEPTSALDVSVQAEILNLLSTLRKTHGLTYIMVSHDLAVVGHLCSKIAVMNRGEIIEEISEDQLRSGDVSHDYTRQLWTASHGYDRAALENFKEFA from the coding sequence ATGATGATCTCCATTCGTGATCTCAATATTTCCTTTGGTTCGGGCAAGAATGAAATTCAGGCTCTCAAAGGCGTCACTCTTGATGTCGCCGAAGGGGACAGCTACGGCCTTGTCGGCGAGTCCGGCTCGGGCAAGTCGACTGTTTTGCGGGCGATGGTGGGCATTTATACCCACTGGACCGGCTCCATCCGCATCGATGGGCACGAGCTGACAGCCAAGCGCTCTCTTGCCTCGCGCAAGCATATGCAGATGGTATTCCAGGACCCTTATGGCTCGCTGCATCCACGCCGAACCGTGAATGACACCCTGCTCGAACCGTTGGTCATTCACAAGCTCGACAATCACGACACCCGGATCGTCAAGATCCTCAATGAGGTGGGGCTGGGGCCGGAATTCCGCTTCCGCTATCCGCACCAATTGTCCGGCGGTCAGCGGCAGCGTGTGGCCATTGCCCGGGCGCTCATTCTGGAGCCGGAAGTGATCCTGCTGGATGAGCCGACCAGTGCGCTCGATGTGTCGGTGCAGGCTGAAATTCTCAACCTGTTGTCGACGCTGCGCAAGACCCATGGCCTCACCTATATCATGGTCAGCCATGATCTGGCGGTGGTTGGGCATCTGTGCAGCAAGATTGCGGTGATGAACAGGGGCGAGATCATCGAGGAAATATCCGAAGATCAGCTGCGCAGCGGCGATGTCTCCCACGACTATACCCGCCAGCTCTGGACCGCCTCGCACGGCTACGACCGTGCGGCGCTTGAAAATTTCAAGGAATTTGCCTGA